A section of the Triticum dicoccoides isolate Atlit2015 ecotype Zavitan chromosome 7A, WEW_v2.0, whole genome shotgun sequence genome encodes:
- the LOC119328093 gene encoding uncharacterized protein LOC119328093: MEGLDVDDVFHHYRQSPTEVDAVTYYLPRLLSGETLHGVDKLIHRANISGCEPKDLAARYAPVPQAVSSGDRFFFTTCKSKNGSKHQSVRGAGTGTWTIQKTTEICHAGVKVGEVKNLSFKKKGKSTGWVMEEYRCLLPEATVSDGVKVFCKMHLAQHAPDAARQESEAYKLQQPQPEAVTQSTHAQKRPATAAAAEPHPARPQKRMRGAVPVPAPATSSFTAAAPVFLPDESVPEADDDMARFCCTIDELLGSQAEENLPVGATNSIEQNFYLEPEGLFADAAEEIVPLEADELEFLRTFLDEEAEESTNDKSSIAQDVGTYKPPPPIIFHDPFEEAWKAEEALKKEKRCNAAANLHAGGHSNFFSPASVY, translated from the coding sequence ATGGAGGGGCTCGACGTCGACGACGTCTTCCACCACTACCGGCAGAGCCCTACGGAAGTGGACGCCGTCACCTACTACCTACCACGCCTCCTCTCCGGCGAGACGCTGCACGGCGTCGACAAGCTCATCCACCGCGCCAACATCTCCGGCTGCGAGCCCAAGGATCTGGCCGCCCGGTACGCGCCCGTGCCGCAGGCCGTGAGCAGCGGCGACCGGTTCTTCTTCACCACGTGCAAGAGCAAGAACGGGAGCAAGCACCAGAGCGTGCGCGGCGCCGGCACCGGCACCTGGACCATCCAGAAGACCACGGAGATTTGCCACGCGGGAGTCAAGGTCGGCGAGGTCAAGAACCTGtccttcaagaagaagggcaagtccacCGGCTGGGTCATGGAGGAGTACCGGTGCCTGCTGCCGGAGGCCACCGTCAGCGACGGGGTGAAGGTCTTCTGCAAGATGCACTTGGCTCAGCATGCCCCTGACGCGGCCCGACAGGAATCGGAGGCGTACAAGCTTCAACAACCGCAACCGGAGGCCGTGACCCAGAGCACGCACGCGCAGAAGAGGCCAGCGACCGCTGCCGCCGCCGAGCCTCATCCGGCGCGCCCTCAGAAGAGGATGCGCGGTGCCGTCCCGGTCCCGGCACCTGCCACATCGTCGTTCACCGCTGCAGCACCGGTTTTCTTGCCGGATGAATCCGTACCTGAAGCTGACGACGACATGGCCCGGTTCTGTTGCACAATCGATGAGCTTCTCGGGTCACAAGCGGAGGAAAATCTCCCGGTCGGAGCTACTAACAGCATCGAACAGAACTTCTACTTGGAACCAGAGGGGCTTTTCGCTGATGCTGCAGAAGAAATCGTCCCGCTCGAAGCTGACGAGCTGGAGTTCCTTAGGACCTTCCTCGATGAAGAAGCAGAAGAGTCGACGAACGACAAGTCATCCATTGCCCAAGACGTGGGGACTTACAAGCCTCCGCCGCCGATCATCTTCCATGATCCATTTGAAGAAGCGTGGAAGGCCGAAGAGGCGCTCAAGAAGGAGAAGAGGTGCAATGCCGCGGCCAATCTTCACGCTGGAGGGCACAGCAACTTCTTCTCGCCTGCAAGTGTCTACTAA